AGTATTCTTTATATTTATAGCACGTTCTTTTATTTCATTTGCCGAAATCATTGTATCAGTAGCACTTTTTGCAAGAATATTAGTGGTAGCAGTGACTTCCTCAGTTGAAGCATTTACTTCTTCTGTCGTAGCACTTAAATCTTGAGAGCCCTTAGATATATGTTCTGTAGATTTATTTACAAGCTCCATTTTAGAATAAATCTCTTCTGTATTCGCTGAAAGTTCTTCACTTGTAGCACTGATTTCACTAATACTATTAACTAATTCACCAATTAAATTATGTATATTACTTTTTGCGTTATTTAATGCACCTGCAAGGTTTCCTATCTCATCTTTAGATTGTATTTCTATTGATTTAGTTAAATCCCCTTCACCAAGAGCATTAGCAAAAATCAACACTTTTTTAAGCTGTTTTGAAATTGCAATTGATATGGATAAACCAAGAATAATTGCTATAATAAAACTTAGCATTACTAAAGCAGTTGTAATATAGGAAGAATTTCTATATGTTAATTTGTTTGAAGCATTAGAGTTATCAGCATCAGATATATTATTATCTATTAATTGATCTAAAGTCGATTCTATAGATCTTCTAACATTAACAACATTTCCTTTAAATCTTTCATTAGCAGCATCATAATTATTTTCATCTACCAACTTTGATATTGAATTCATCTCTTCTTTATATGTACTTGCACTTTTTTTCAAATCAGAAAGAATTTTCTTATCATCAGCAGAAGTTAATGTCTTTTCATATGTTTCCATAAGTTGATTACTCTCATCAAATAAAGAGTTAATATCTTTATTTAAAGTAGCATTTTGTGGACCTTTACTTTGAAATATGATTCTTATAATATCGGTACGTATTTCAGCAAAGTTAAGTCTTAAATCATATAGACATTGTATTGAATTTAAATTTTCATCATGCATTTTTATTGCATTATTATTAATTTTGTTCATATTATTTAATCCGACAAAGCCTACAACCCCAACTAATATTGCTACAATAATAAAAGCTGATATCAATTTTTGAGAAATTTTTAAATTTTTAAAATAGTTCATAAACAATTTTCCTCCCTAATGTGTAGTTAAATATTATAACTTTTAATTATAACCCCAAAATTTTTCGCCAGTATATTCTAATATTTTAAACGATAAGTAAATACTTACGAAATCATCAATATTATTTAAATCAATATTGATGATTTCTTCTATCTTAGAGATTCTATAATATAAAGTATTTCTATGTATATTCATTACTTTTGCAAGTTCAGTCTGATTTTTAAAATTTGCTATGTATGAATAAAGAGTTTCTAAATAATCTGTATTATATTTTTTATCATAATCAATAAGTTTCAAAAGTGAAGGATGACAGAATTCCTTAAGTGATTCATGACCAGAACATAAAGAAAAAATATGTTGCAAAATATATGAATCATAGAAAAAAATAAGTTTGTCACTATTTAAGCACTTCCCTAATTCTATTGCTTTAAGTGACTGTTTATAGTATTTATCAATGTCAATTAAGTTTGAAAATGGCCTGCTAATTCCACAAAATATATTCTGCTCCCCTAAAAAAGTATTTAGTTTTTCTGAATTAATTTCAATGAACGTCTTATCACTAATATAATTAATCACTGTTACAATATTTCCATTGTATAAAACACATACAGCATCTGGGAAAAGCTTTTTCAAAAAATTTCGAATAAATTTAAATTGAATTAATGATATTTTTTCTTGCTCCATAGTAATACTGATAATACGTAGCCATTCTTTTAAATTCCAATTTGCGAATTTAAGATTTTCATTAATAGCTTCTTGATTTTTAATTTTTTCATTAAGTAAATCTAAAATTAATAAATCTCTATTGTCTGCATTTGTTGTTTCATAATATTTGTGTTTCTGAAGTTCTATAGAAAGTGTCTCACTTAACTGATTGATTAATGTTATATCACTTTCACTAAATGGCTTAAATACTTCAAGTATTACAGCTTGCCCTAAAAATTTATTTCCAGAATAAATATTGGCCCA
The window above is part of the Clostridium saccharoperbutylacetonicum N1-4(HMT) genome. Proteins encoded here:
- a CDS encoding methyl-accepting chemotaxis protein → MNYFKNLKISQKLISAFIIVAILVGVVGFVGLNNMNKINNNAIKMHDENLNSIQCLYDLRLNFAEIRTDIIRIIFQSKGPQNATLNKDINSLFDESNQLMETYEKTLTSADDKKILSDLKKSASTYKEEMNSISKLVDENNYDAANERFKGNVVNVRRSIESTLDQLIDNNISDADNSNASNKLTYRNSSYITTALVMLSFIIAIILGLSISIAISKQLKKVLIFANALGEGDLTKSIEIQSKDEIGNLAGALNNAKSNIHNLIGELVNSISEISATSEELSANTEEIYSKMELVNKSTEHISKGSQDLSATTEEVNASTEEVTATTNILAKSATDTMISANEIKERAINIKNTASKNIEEGNLIYEENCSNIERAIEEARVVEQVKIMADSIAEISEQTNLLALNAAIEAARAGEQGKGFAVVADEVRQLAEQSSQAVENIRNMVSKIQNSVDNLSKSGQDVLEFISNNVKPNYEFLMNTGLQYEKDAEFMTNVVNNFAASSKQIDEVIIQVSSAIENVSAVAQESATGSEEILGSVEEITCAINEVAKASQVQAELSQKLNQMIQKFKI
- a CDS encoding PucR family transcriptional regulator: MFISTIIEKLKMYDPQSYINNKNITFIQSVKYVETAPTDFAPNILYVADVLKLPIEHIHLHEANFLIISKDKVYNSIGKEIKSNIVIISYSSIESIFNLILDIFSEYERLSYSSLRLLEALSQDDGLQNIVNIGFELIGNPIFVRNANLNILAFTENIEVDIPVWDNIKSRGYQIYSKLHTFLTNEVLNSSMPIYLKAPNSRFKNRVKNGNELNENSKSILCLNSSKNTKFAESRIWANIYSGNKFLGQAVILEVFKPFSESDITLINQLSETLSIELQKHKYYETTNADNRDLLILDLLNEKIKNQEAINENLKFANWNLKEWLRIISITMEQEKISLIQFKFIRNFLKKLFPDAVCVLYNGNIVTVINYISDKTFIEINSEKLNTFLGEQNIFCGISRPFSNLIDIDKYYKQSLKAIELGKCLNSDKLIFFYDSYILQHIFSLCSGHESLKEFCHPSLLKLIDYDKKYNTDYLETLYSYIANFKNQTELAKVMNIHRNTLYYRISKIEEIINIDLNNIDDFVSIYLSFKILEYTGEKFWGYN